A genomic window from Lotus japonicus ecotype B-129 chromosome 1, LjGifu_v1.2 includes:
- the LOC130740169 gene encoding uncharacterized protein LOC130740169 produces MAEIRARANTYILDEEDDAFKRKRAKTEKEGDQRDASSEGKPSKEKGEGGRRRDKKTKPGLRTAKEPLYHRKESFERRRPWNQTDSRRREESGKSLNAHLTELLREVKATHAVEAGEKETDPPRVAVDKRKWCEYYRSAGHDTGDCFTLKNEIERLIRAGRSQLNDRGDRWRGERQQGNRYKGDRQQDDRRRTPISYKKETLATRKKGTEETFNKDIEPPVGTINTIAGGFGGGGDTASARRRHVRAVMSVREYEAPFGFHHPDIVISSVDFEGIKTHKDDPVVVMVRINSFNVRRVLLDQGSSADIIYADAFDQLGLTDKDLMPYTRTLVGFSEEQVWVPEYLDLDTVFGVDENAKLLRVHYLVLQVVASYNIIIGQNTLNRLCAAISTAHLAVKYPLICRKVGKIAVD; encoded by the coding sequence ATGGCGGAGATCCGCGCGCGGGCAAACACTTACATTTTGGACGAGGAGGATGACGCTTTCAAACGAAAACGTGCAAAAACGGAAAAGGAGGGCGATCAGAGAGATGCGTCGTCGGAAGGGAAACCAAGTAAGGAGAAAGGAGAAGGTGGTAGGCGACGAGATAAGAAGACAAAGCCAGGGTTAAGGACTGCAAAGGAACCGTTGTATCATAGGAAGGAAAGCTTCGAGCGTCGTCGCCCTTGGAATCAGACCGACTCTCGTCGGCGTGAGGAGTCGGGGAAGAGTCTAAACGCGCATTTGACAGAACTACTTCGGGAGGTCAAGGCGACGCATGCGGTCGAGGCGGGAGAGAAGGAGACCGACCCGCCTCGAGTGGCGGTGGACAAAAGAAAGTGGTGCGAGTACTACCGCTCGGCGGGCCACGACACCGGAGACTGTTTCACTTTAAAGAACGAGATTGAAAGGTTAATTCGGGCGGGACGCTCGCAGTTAAACGACCGCGGTGACCGTTGGCGCGGCGAGCGACAACAGGGGAATCGATACAAAGGGGACCGTCAGCAAGATGATCGCCGTCGTACACCGATTTCTTACAAGAAAGAAACGCtggcaacaaggaagaaggggaCGGAAGAGACCTTCAACAAAGATATCGAGCCACCAGTTGGGACGATAAACACGATTGCTGGGGGTTTTGGTGGAGGTGGCGACACAGCTTCAGCGAGGCGAAGGCATGTTAGGGCGGTGATGTCAGTGCGAGAGTATGAGGCCCCATTTGGTTTCCATCACCCAGATATCGTGATATCATCAGTagattttgagggaatcaaGACGCATAAGGACGATCCGGTGGTAGTAATGGTAAGAATCAACAGCTTTAATGTGCGAAGGGTTCTTCTAGACCAAGGAAGTTCCGCGGACATTATCTACGCTGATGCATTTGATCAGCTGGGTTTGACAGACAAGGACTTGATGCCATATACTAGGACTTTGGTAGGTTTTTCAGAAGAGCAGGTATGGGTGCCCGAGTACTTGGATTTGGATACGGTTTTTGGTGTTGATGAAAACGCCAAGCTTCTGCGCGTACACTATTTGGTATTGCAGGTCGTGGCATCCTACAACATCATTATTGGACAGAACACGCTCAACCGTCTTTGCGCGGCGATTTCAACGGCTCACCTGGCAGTGAAGTACCCTCTGATCTGCAGAAAGGTAGGAAAAATAGCGGTTGATTAG